CACCGGCTAAATCGCCGAATATCATTATCATCAATGCAGACGATCTGGGATATGGCGACCTCGGCTGCTATGGCGGGCGTGTCATCAGGACGCCGAACATCGACGGATTGGCGGGCCAAGGGCTTCGCTTCACGAATTTCTATGCCTGCGATTCCGTGTGTACCCCTTCGCGCGCGGGCCTTCTGACCGGGCGTTATCCCGCGAGAATGGGTTTCTGTTTTCCGCTGTTTGCGGAGGATATGACGTTCAAACAGTCGGTGACGATGATGGCTGGAAATCTGAGCGCGAAGCTGGGTGCGCTGGATATCGCCACGGAGGCGGCGCCGGGCGGATTGCATCAGCATGAGATCACGATAGCCGAGGCTCTGAAAGCTCGGGATTACCGAACGGGAATGGTCGGCAAATGGCATCTGGGAGATTATTCGGGGAACGCCGAGTACAATCCGGTGCGCCATGGCTTCGATTTTTATTTCGGCGTGCCCCACAGCAACGACATGCATCCGTTTCCCCTCTATCGGGACGAACAAGAAGTCGAAGCGCAGATAACGGATCAGGGCAAACTCACGCGGCTGTACACGGAAGAGGCGATAAAATTCATGGGATCGTCTCCGGACAAGCCGTTCTTCCTCTATTTCGCTCACACATTTCCACATCGTCCGCTGTTCGCATCGGAAGCTTTCAAAGGAAAATCGGAGGGCGGGAAGTTTGGCGACGCGGTCGAAGAGGTGGATTGGAGCGTCGGAGAGATCCTGAACTTCCTCGGAGAGAATAATCTGGAGCAGAAAACGATTGTCGTGTTCACCAGCGACAACGGGCCATGGTATCAGGGGAGCACCGGCGGATTGCGAGGGCGAAAAGGACAGAGCTGGGAAGGAGGACAGCGAGTGCCGTTCATCATTCGCTGGCCCGGCCACATCGATGCCGGCATCTGCAACGAGCCGGCGATGAATATCGATCTTCTGCCCACATGTCTCGACATCGCGGGCTTGACGTTGCCGTCTGACAGGATCATCGATGGCGTGAGTATCAGAGGATTATTGGAGACGCCGGAACGCAAGCCGTCCGACCGGCCTCTGTTCTTCTACCACAATGGCGAACTCGAGAGCGTCAGGGTCGGATCATGGAAATACGTTCGCGAGATCAGCCATTACACCTGGCCGATGCCGGTGAACAAGAACCTGGGCAAAACGAGCGAGCACACGTTTGTGCAAATGCCCCTCTTATTCAATCTGGAAAATGATCCGTATGAGTCCTACAATGTCATCAATAAGTATCCCGCCAAGGGTGACGAACTGGCGGGTATCCTGGGCCAGTGGGAGAAGCAACTCGAAGCGAATCAGCTCGGTTTGATTCAGTAATCTCTGAAAAGCATCGAAAGCGGGAACATGAACTCCAATTCCTCTGCAGGCAAGATGCCTGCGCTACGTGGCGACGGGAAGGAGCCGTCAGCATGCGATTACGTTCCAGTTGCTTGATTCTTGCGGTTCTACTTGCGACCGTGGCCGGGTGCGCGTCGCTTCCTCTGGGGAATGCGCCGGAAGTCCAATCGGTCAGCCCGCGTATCACCGGAATCGACTTTGAGGGTCTGAATCTGGCTTTTGACGTCGATGTCAATAACACCTATCCAATCCCGATCAAGACGCCGCGCTTCCGATATGGACTGGATGTGGAAGGGAGCAGGTTCTTTGAATCGGAGACGGCCTCTCAATTTGATCTGCCTGCGGGCAAGGTGGGAACGGTAACATTGCCGGTGCGCTTGTCCTACGTGGATTTATTCAGTACGTACACGCGCCTGGCCTCGGCTTCCGAAGCGAACTACACATTGAACGGCGCGCTGCTCCTGCCCGTTCTGGGGCGCTCGTTTGAGCTTCCTCTTGCTCACAGCGGCACGTTTCCGGTTCTCCGGCCGCCCGCATTCTCGGATGTCAGTATCGACTTTGCCGATGTCTCGCTTCTCAAGACGAGGATCAATGTCAATGCAGTGATGAAGAATCCGAATGCGTTTGCAATCGGCATCGAGAATCTCGGTTACGTGCTGAAGCTCGGCACGGTCGAGCTTGGCGGCCTGACCGCCACAACTGCAAAAAGTCTTGAGGCGGGACAATCGGCAAGCCTGTCTCTTTCGGGTCGGGTCTCGGCCGCGAGCGCTGTGAGTAACCTGCTTAAAGGAGGAAAAGCCGGCGGAGCCGCTATCGTTCCAACGGGTTTTCTTCAGACCCCTTACGGGCCGGTGAATTTTCAGTAAGAATTATTTTGCGGGAAAGCCGGCGCAGACCGGCTTTCCCGCTGTGTTATTAGGGATTTGATTCATTTACAAGTGACTGCTCACCTCTTTGCGCCGGCTTCTTCAAGCAGTCGAACAATCTTCTTGTTGTTGCTCTCTCTCGCCAGCGTCAGGGCTCTCTTGCCGTCTTTCGCCTTGACATTCGCGTTGGCGCCGTTTTCGAGCAGGAGCTTCACAATGTCGGCGTGACCCGATTGGACCGCATGCATCAGTGCGGTGTAGCCGTCGTTATCCTGCGCATCAACTTTTGCGCCGCTTGCGAGCAGGGCCTTGACGGTCTCCGCATGTCCATTCATGGCGGCAAGCATCAGAGGCGTGCGTCCCCGGGCGTCTTTCGCATTCAGATCGGCGCCCTTGCGCACCTCTTCCTTGACTGCATCCGCGCCGTCTTCATTCGCCGCCGCATCCAGGAGAGCCGCATCCTTTTCGCCGGTCATCGCCTGCATCTTGTCAGAAGCCCCGTTGGACAGGAACCCCTTCAGCCGATCCAATCCGGATGACGGCGCCTCGCACTCCTCGACCGCAGGAGACCTGTACATCGCCTTTTGACAGGTGAGGCCGCCGACCGCGTAATTCGAAACTCCCTCGGGCAAAGGCAGCGGCTGAACGACTTTCGTGACATCGCCTTCCTTGTTTCGAACCAGCGAGTCGATGGCAACGAACGAAGTGTAGTCCGTGAGCAGGTTGTAGGCGAGACCGAGATCGGTCACTTCCTTCACGCGTTTGTCATCCATGCGCAGATTATTGTAATCGGAGAGCGTCTTGATCCGGTGCCGCGCCCACAGATAACGCAATGCGACATTCGAATTATCTTCGAGCTTTGGGCTGATATCGAGCCTGGTGCTGTATCGGCCGGCGCCCGAGTACCCTGAAATATGGACGGCGCCTGCCGCCCCGCCCTTGTATTTGCCAAAGACAATCACCGGCCGGTTCGCCAGAACGTCCGGCACGGAGAGCGGCTCGATATCGTAGGCGTTGAGGCGATCGAATTCGATTTCGATCTGAGTGAGCACCGGCTCGCGGATATATTCGCGGAACTTCTCGGCTGTTTTCCCCGCCTCATCCGGATGCGTTACAACGAACGGCTCGCCGGCGCCGCAGCGCGCCATTCCCTCGATGAGATGCCGGTTGACGCTCGAGCCGATTCCGAAGCTGAACACGTTGGATTTGTTGAGGTTCTTTCGGACGAGATCGAACGCCTCCGCCTCGCAGCTCACATACCCGTCAGTGACGATGACCGTCGTGCGCGAGACGTTTTCCTCCTGCCGCGGCAATGAGAACGCGGTTTGAAGCGCGTTGATAAGCTCGGTTCCGCCGCCGCCGGTCTGCCGCTCGATGGTATCGAGCGCCTTATCGATATTCGCTTTGGTGGCCGGAAGCGATTTCTCCGAGAGCACCGCGGCGCGTCCCGAAAAAAGCACCACATTAAATTTGTCTATTTCCCTGAGCCCGCCGATGAGGTCGCGCATGAGCGCTTTGGCTGTATCGAGTGGAAACCCGTACATCGATCCGGAAACGTCCAGGATAAAAATGTACTCGCGCGGCGGTATCGCGGCTTGAGCTATCCGCGCGGGCGGCTCCATCATGACCAGAAAAAATTTTTCTTTCGGACCGGGATAGAGAAGGACGCCCGACTGGATTTTCGCGCCCTCGAGGCTGTACCTCAGGATGAAATCCTTCGTGCCAGCCCCTTTGGTGTCTTCGAGCGTAATGAAGGCGTCGCCGGGACCATCGTACTCGATCTTCGTTTTATGCGAGATGCACCCCATCTTGCTAATGGGAATGCCGGAATTCACGGTGACTTCGATGTCGAACGTGAACGGCTCCGGCTCGCCTTCCTTAAGGTACGGATTTTCCACCCACGCGTCGCGGTCGGATGCGCCCGCCTTCGGCGTGTTCGAGTAGCGCGGGCCGACGACGGTCGGGTAGACGAACTCATAGGTTCCGTCCTCGGGCACAAGCAGTTCCACATAATTCAATTCGACCTTGATGATGTCACCGGGCATGATGTTGGCCACGTTCATCTGGAACACGTTTGGCCGCTGCTGCTCGAGGAGCGTGGCGCTCTTGCCGTCGGCGCGCGCCTGCTCATATTCGGCCCGAGCCTTCTGACGCTCTTCGATTCTTGCCTCGATCACGCGCTCGCCGATGGTCATCCGCATCCCGAAAACGGCCGCATTGGTCGAACCGGGAAAAATGTAAGTTGCCTCGATCGGGCGGGTGCCGGCGTTCTTGTACACCTGCGTCACGAGCACTTTTGCAATGACGCCGGCGATTTCGACGTCGGCGCGCGTGCTTTGCAGCGGAAGCCGGTCGATGCCGGGGTCGTCGCTGTGGACGAAGAAGTAGGGCGACAGCGT
This region of Candidatus Abyssobacteria bacterium SURF_5 genomic DNA includes:
- a CDS encoding VWA domain-containing protein, producing MRTIRRTLIVVLLLMFAMPLCAVGQEREVGPDKTLSPYFFVHSDDPGIDRLPLQSTRADVEIAGVIAKVLVTQVYKNAGTRPIEATYIFPGSTNAAVFGMRMTIGERVIEARIEERQKARAEYEQARADGKSATLLEQQRPNVFQMNVANIMPGDIIKVELNYVELLVPEDGTYEFVYPTVVGPRYSNTPKAGASDRDAWVENPYLKEGEPEPFTFDIEVTVNSGIPISKMGCISHKTKIEYDGPGDAFITLEDTKGAGTKDFILRYSLEGAKIQSGVLLYPGPKEKFFLVMMEPPARIAQAAIPPREYIFILDVSGSMYGFPLDTAKALMRDLIGGLREIDKFNVVLFSGRAAVLSEKSLPATKANIDKALDTIERQTGGGGTELINALQTAFSLPRQEENVSRTTVIVTDGYVSCEAEAFDLVRKNLNKSNVFSFGIGSSVNRHLIEGMARCGAGEPFVVTHPDEAGKTAEKFREYIREPVLTQIEIEFDRLNAYDIEPLSVPDVLANRPVIVFGKYKGGAAGAVHISGYSGAGRYSTRLDISPKLEDNSNVALRYLWARHRIKTLSDYNNLRMDDKRVKEVTDLGLAYNLLTDYTSFVAIDSLVRNKEGDVTKVVQPLPLPEGVSNYAVGGLTCQKAMYRSPAVEECEAPSSGLDRLKGFLSNGASDKMQAMTGEKDAALLDAAANEDGADAVKEEVRKGADLNAKDARGRTPLMLAAMNGHAETVKALLASGAKVDAQDNDGYTALMHAVQSGHADIVKLLLENGANANVKAKDGKRALTLARESNNKKIVRLLEEAGAKR